One genomic window of Candidatus Omnitrophota bacterium includes the following:
- a CDS encoding XdhC/CoxI family protein: MESIFGKIQEIVSEGRPAALATIVECRGSTPRKPGARMIVYPNGTIDGTIGGGALEKQAIEEALQVLAEGAPKLIRIVLHDDVPGSGVGICGGEASVFLERIGSAPRLLIFGAGHVGRMLARMAEEFDFTIAVFDDRREFADPALFSPRVKVHCAPFGQAIELLKPTPEDYIVIMTYGHEHDGQLLRDALKTPAKYVGMIGSRKKCLKIKEDLVKEGFTPQQIERAAAPIGLPIGAHTPAEIAVSILAQLIQVANGLSPDGED, translated from the coding sequence ATGGAGTCCATTTTCGGTAAAATCCAAGAAATCGTCAGCGAAGGCCGTCCCGCTGCGCTGGCTACTATCGTGGAATGCCGTGGCTCAACGCCGAGGAAGCCCGGCGCCCGCATGATTGTCTATCCCAACGGTACCATTGATGGAACCATCGGCGGCGGCGCCTTGGAAAAGCAGGCGATTGAAGAGGCGCTGCAAGTTTTGGCGGAGGGCGCGCCGAAACTGATTCGCATCGTTCTTCATGACGACGTTCCCGGAAGCGGCGTCGGGATTTGCGGCGGGGAAGCAAGCGTTTTTTTGGAGCGGATCGGTTCGGCGCCGAGGCTGTTGATATTCGGCGCCGGGCATGTCGGTCGAATGCTGGCGCGAATGGCGGAGGAATTCGATTTTACCATCGCCGTTTTCGACGATCGCCGGGAATTCGCCGATCCGGCGCTATTTTCGCCGCGCGTCAAAGTCCACTGCGCTCCCTTCGGCCAGGCGATAGAATTGCTCAAACCAACGCCAGAGGATTACATTGTCATCATGACCTATGGGCACGAACATGACGGCCAGTTGTTGCGCGATGCGCTCAAAACCCCCGCTAAATACGTAGGGATGATCGGCAGCCGCAAGAAATGCCTTAAAATTAAAGAAGACTTGGTCAAGGAAGGATTTACGCCGCAACAGATCGAACGCGCCGCTGCGCCTATCGGATTGCCCATTGGAGCGCATACTCCGGCGGAAATCGCCGTGAGCATCCTAGCGCAACTTATCCAAGTAGCGAACGGCTTGTCGCCGGATGGGGAGGATTAG